The sequence below is a genomic window from Ignavibacteriales bacterium.
GTCTGATATTATCTTTGTATCACTATTAAATTCTAATACTCCATAGCATAAAATTTTTTTGAGTTTCAATTCCGGTTCACAATCCAATTGAAATAAACAATTTTGGAATTGATGAAATTTACCATCCAATCCTTTTGAGTACCTATTCCATAAATCATTAAACTGTTTTTGTAGTTCTTTATCATTAATCGGAGGATTATTTCTAAGGTTCCAATTTTCAATCTGAGCTTTAATAAATTCTTTTGTTATCCCCTGATTAAAAAGTGTCCCGAAAATTTTTATTAAAGCCTTATGCCTATTCCCCTCACTTACTCCATTTGTGAGATAGTCAAGGATTTCGTTTCCAGCATTTGAATTAATATCTTTAACAAGCCCAGATTTAACAATGAAATACTTTTGTAATACATCATTAATTTTTTTTGCCGAAATTTTTTGTGGTTTTGATTCAGGTATTCCGCTTAAAAAGCTGTATGTATTTCCATTGTAATGATTTGAAGGCGGGAGCGCAGTATAAACACTACTTAACCTAAGTTCACAATGGTCAAATATTTTTTTATTTAATGCTTCAAAACTGTAATAACTTTTTATTCCAAATTCATTGTGAATAAATTCTATGTCCTCAAGTTCAAAATGGAAATGAAATCCAAAACCTGATTTTACTATCCAGGAATTTATTCCTAATTCATCAGCAAGTTTTAGTATAAATTTTTCATCTGAGCATTTATCAAAATCGAGGCTCTGATAATTTCCATTAATAACTCCAATTCCATTAATATTTTTATGCCAATTAATCTTTTCTAAATCGGAGAGAGATTGGGGGTTTTTTACTAACTGTTTCCATCTACCAAAAGGTTTCTTTCCATTTTCAGAAATGATTAATGGAATTATTTTGAGTTCAAATGAGTTGTAGTGTTTAGCATATTCAAGTAAGGTCTCCATTAAGAGACCTCCTCGAATAAGTAACCTTGTTTATTCTTTGCTATCTCAAATTTTTTTATGGTCAGAATATTTAATTCGGATAGTGGCACAAAATTCTGCAATTCATACCCCTTATTTCCGAATTGAAATGTTTTACCCTTTATTAAAAAATATTCACGAGTTGATATATATATATCTTTTTCACAAAATATTTTTATCCACTTAAATTTTATTCTTTCATCTGAGAGTAACTCGTAATTAATTCCAAAGGCATTAATTTTATTCAGTATATGTTCTTTTCTTCGATTAAGGATTAATGTTCCGTTATCAGTAATATCAAGTTTACCGATAAATCGGGTTTGAAATTCGAGCTGTAATTTGATGTCAAATAGGTGTGATGAATTTTTGTGTGGTACAAGTTGCAGATGTTTAGACGAATCACTATGTTTGGTCATTACTTTTCCTATATAGGTTAAGTGAAATAATTGAAGCGAACTGAGGTGGTGTGGTAACTAACTCTTAGTTCGCTTTTTTGTTTGTTAATTTTGCTTTTATAATTTTTTCTTTTGCTATTTCCCGAATAAACTCACTTAATTTTAATTCTTCTCTATTTGCGAGATAAATCAGAAACTCTTTGTCTTGAGGTTTAAGTCTGAAATTTATTGAACCCGATTTATTAAATATCATGTGACTCCTTTTTTGTGATTTAAATGTGAAACTTATCATTAAAAAAATTTTCTAAAAGTTCTTTATTAATTTAAAGTAATTTTGCGTCAGGATAAATACTTTTTAAAGACAATACTTTTCATCAAACTATCAATTCCAATCAATTTTAATCCTTTTTTATACTTTGCTGTTGCATGATTTTTCAAGTTTTGTCACCATCATTTTTGCATTATGAAATTCAAAAACTCTCTCCTACATATTACTAAGAGATTCTTTCTTTTTCAACAAACCAAAAGAATCTATGCTTGCCACATATAATGTTATAATTTTTTTTAACAGGTCAAATACTTTTTGCAATCATGAAAAAATATTTTTTACTATTGTCTTAATCCAAAATTAATTTTTAATAAATCAAGTCTGAAAATATATTTTTCTCATTAAAAATAATTCACCAGGATAATTGAACGAAGAATTATAATTTTCTATAACAAAAAATTTATAGCCCTTTTGCAGAATATATTTTTTAAGGGTTGCAGAAAGTAAAAACAAATTCATTGAAAGGCGGGTAGGGGGTGGTTAACCCCCTTAGTTTAGGCTTCTAATACCCTTACTGCTTCTCTCAGGGAATCAATTGTAAGGTGGGCATATATTTGTGTGGTCTTTATGTCTCTATGCCCTAAAAGCTCTTTAATGATGTATAGTGAAACACCTTTTTTGGCAAGATTAGAAGCGAAGCTATGACGCAAATCATGCATGTGCAATTGTGAATTTATGTTTATCTCAATTGATGCTTTTCTTATTGCTTCTTTGAATTTTTTACTTACAAAATCCCCATTTAGTTTTATTCCATTGTTGTGAAATAACAAATCATTACCACTTAGATTTATAACTTTAGGCAGTCTATTAATCAGGATTGAATATAGTTTTGAATTTATTGGAATCACCCTTTCCTTTTTTCCTTTGGTTGTGAATTCATCCGTATTTAAAACCCTTATCACTCTTTCGTTTAGTTGTATTTGATTCCATCTAAGGTTTACAATTTCACCTAATCTCATTCCGGTATGAAATGCTAAAAGGTAAATGTCGGTAAATTCTTTTTTTGTCAGATAGTTTAAAATTTGATTTAGTTCAATCTCATTAATAAAAATCGGGTTGTTCTGCGGGAGTTTTGGAGTTTTAATTTTTTGCATTGGATTAACCTCTAAATATCCCCATTGAATCGCTTTATTAAATGCACTTCTAAGGTTATTAAAATGATGTTTACAGGCATACTTACTCACTTGGTAGGTTGCTGTTAAAAATTGCTCAAGATTGTATCCGGTTAATTTATTCAATGGTATTTCGCCAAAGGTCTCTTTCATTCTTTTAAATGTTGTGTGTACATCATTGTAATACTTAACAGATAGGTTTTGTTTGACGTAGTTCAAATACTCATCAAGGAATTGACTTAACGAAATGTATTTTAGTTCCGGTTGTGAAAGTTTCTTTTCATTGAACTGACTTAAAAATTTAATAGCGTCTGTTTTCATCTTACACTTGGTTGAAATTCTTTTGATTCTTTGCTCGGTTTCATCAAAGTATTGAAGTTGATAATATTTGCCTCGCTTGAATAAGAATGATTTTCTCATTTTAATACCTCTTTCTTATTCCTTGAGAGAGTGAAAAAGTGTTAACCAGAGTGTTAACCGGAAAAGTAATTTCTTGTTATATTTGATATGTAAGAGATTGAAATTTGCTGTTTATTTCAATGCGCCCGTAGTTCAACTGGACAGAATGTTGGATTCCGGTTCCAAAGGTTGCAGGTTCGAGTCCTGCCGGGCGTACAATGTATAAATATTTTGGTGGATTACTTATTTCATACTAAATTTGTAATCGCTTTTTGAAAGATTATAAATGAAAATCAATGTTTCAGAGGAAAAATTAAATGCTCACTAAAAAGAAAAAACTTTCCAAGAAGGAAATTAAAGAAGATAAGTTAGTTACAACCTACTATAAAGCTCAGGATTTTTTTGAAGAAAATAAATCAAGAATAGGTTTGTACGCTGTTGTTATTGCTGCATTGGCATTAGTAATTTACTTCTACATGAACTCACGTAAAGACGCAAATGAAAAAGCCGGATTAGAGTTATCCAGAGTAATGTCTGTATATGACGCCGGTTCATACCTTGAAGCTATTGAAGGAAGACAAGGCACTAATATAATCGGACTGAAAAAAATTGTTGAAGAGTACGGAAGTACTGAGAATGGAGAGAATGCCAAAATTTATATGGCTAATGCATATTTTTATCTTGGGAAGAATGAAGAAGCATATAACTATTACAATGACTACGGCGGCAATAATGAACTTTACAAGGCAACAGCTTTGGCTGGTGAAGCCGGATATTTTGCTTCTAAAAAAGAATATGAAAAAGCAGCAGATCTTTACAGAAAAGCCTCAAGGATTTCTGAATTAAATGCTTTAAACCCTGAGTATATGTTGAAAGCAAGCATCAATTACATTAATGCAGGTAAAAAAGAAGTTGCAAAAGAATTGCTCGAAACTCTAAAACGGGATTTTACAACTTCAACATCCGCAAGAGAAGCTGATAAGTACCTTGCATTAACGAATTGATTTTTATTTTTTTACAAATCAATCAAGCCGCTGTGATATGCGGCTTTTTTGTTGAATTGTGTCGAATACTGTAAGAGTAATTTCTTGACTTTCAAACCGTATATCTATATTTTTTTGCCCTGTTTATTTACAATTTAATCGGAATTTATGGCAGATACATCAGATTTCAGAAATGGCTTAATTATAAAATTTAAGAATGATCTTTATACAATTGTTGAATTTCAACACGTAAAACCGGGTAAAGGCGGGGCTTTTGTCCGGTCACTCCTGAAAAATCTTAAAACCGGTAAAGTCCTTGATAATACATTCAGATCAGGCGAATCCGTTGATGTGGTTAGGGTTGAAAGAAGAAAATATCAATACCTTTACCGTGAAGGTGAGTTTCTTGTTTGTATGGATAACGATACTTACGAACAAATAAATGTTCCTGCGGCGTTGTTTGGAGATGGACTTGAGTATTTAAAAGAATCGGAAGAAGTAGAAATACTTTTTAACGGAAGTGAAATAATTACAGTTGAACAACCAGTCTTCGCTTATCTTAAAGTAATCGAGACTGAACCCGGCTTTAAAGGAAATACCGCAACAGGTGCTCTTAAACCTGCTAAATTAGAAACCGGCTCTACTCTTAATGTACCTCTGTTTATCAATGTCGATGACGTTTTAAAAGTGGATACAAGAACCGGCGAATATGTTGAACGTGTTAAAACTTGATGAAGGGAAATAAATGGATTTAAACCTTCTTAAAAAATTAATCAGGCTTGTTGATACCTCAAACATTACTGATCTTGAAGTAGAGGAAAATGGTTTAAGGGTAAAGATTGCTAAAAAAACAAGATCATACGCTCAAGGCTCGCAGCCGCATATTGTAATGGCTCCTGCTCATCAACCAGCAGATGTAATTGAACAAAAAGCATCTTCAGAAGCGAAGCAGACGTCAGAAGAAAAACCATCTAACACTCATGAAATAAGATCACCAATTGTAGGAACATTTTACAGGGCTCCTGCACCCGATGCTGACGCTTATGTTCAGGTCGGCGATATGGTGTCTGCGGGTTCTGTATTGTGTATTGTAGAAGCAATGAAACTGATGAACGAAATTGAATCGGACATTGGCGGAAAAATAATCAGGATACTCGTAGAGAACGGAAAACCTGTGGAATATAATCAGCCACTGTTCCTTATTGAAAAATCCTGATTCGTACTCATTTATCTGGAAGAAAATTGTTTAAAAAAATTTTGATCGCCAATCGAGGCGAAATAGCACTCAGAATAATCAGATCATGCAAGGAACTGGGAATAAGCACAGTTGCTGTATATTCTGAGGCTGACAGGGACTCTCTTCACGTTACATTTGCTGATGAAGCAGTTTGTATCGGACCTCCGCTAGGACGAGAAAGTTATCTTAAAATTCCCGCAATAATTTCTGCTGCACAAATTACCGGTGCAGATGCTATACATCCCGGTTATGGATTCCTTGCTGAGAATGCAAACTTTTCTGAAATCTGTACTGAATCAAACATAAAGTTTATCGGTCCTTCCCCTGAAATGATTAATGCGATGGGTGATAAAGCATTTGCAAAAGACACGATGAAAAAAAATGGAGTTCCGGTTATACCCGGAAGTGATGGTGTTGTAACAGATGCTGATGAAGGAAAGAGAATTGCCTCTGAAATCGGGTTCCCGGTAATTATCAAAGCATCTGCCGGCGGCGGCGGTAAAGGTATGCGTATTGTCTGGGAGGAGAGTGAATTTGATAAGGCTTACCTCACGGCAAAGACAGAAGCAGAATCCGCATTCAGTAACGCCGATGTATATATAGAAAAATTTGTTGAAAATCCCCGCCACGTTGAGATACAGATTCTTGGCGATACATTCGGTAATGTTTATCACTACGGTGAAAGGGACTGCTCGGTTCAAAGAAGACATCAGAAATTAATTGAAGAATCACCATCGCCTGCAATCGACGAAGATATCCGTAATAAAATGGGTGAGACAGCCATTCTCGGCGGTAAGGCAGTTAATTATGAAGGTGCCGGAACAATTGAATTCCTGTTGGATAAAAATAAAAATTTCTATTTCATGGAAATGAATACCAGGATACAGGTTGAACATCCGGTAACCGAAATGGTTTACGGTGTCGATCTTGTGCGTCAGCAGATTCTGGTTGCTGCAGGTGAAAAAATAGAAACACTTCCCCAAAAGCCCACAGGACACAGTATAGAGTTTAGGATCAATGCAGAGGATCCCGAACATTCCTTCAGACCTTCGCCCGGTAAAATACAGTCATTGCATTTCCCCGGCGGTTATGGCGTAAGAGTTGACTCACATATTTATCAGTCATATTCAATTCCGCCTAATTATGATTCACTGATTGCAAAATTAATTGTCTGGGGAAAAAACAGGGAACACGCTATTGCCCGCGGCAGAAGGGCGCTTGAAGAGTTTACAGTTGAGGGGATAAAAACAACCATACCATTCCACCTCAAAGTACTGGAAGATGAAAGATTTTTAAGTGGTAATTTTGATACCGGCTTTCTTGAGGGATTTCTAAAATAAAACCGGTAATGAATTTATCACAACCGGTAACTTCCGGTTTAGTTAAAGTGATAGAGAATAAAATTTTAAGCTGAGGTATAAAATGAATTTTCCTGAAAATCTCAAATACACAAAAGATCATGAATGGGTGCTTGTGGAAGGCAGCAACGGAACAATTGGTGTGACCGAATACGCTCAAAGTGAACTTGGTGATGTCGTTTTCGTTGACATCGATCCGAACGTTAGTGCAATTACAAAAGGGCAGTCATTCGGAACAATTGAAGCAGTAAAAACAGTGAGTGATATTTATGCACCGTGCAATGGTACTGTTGTAGAAATTAATAAACTGCTTGCAGATAGTCCTGAAACCATTAACACAGATCCTTACGGTCAGGGTTGGATGGTAAAAATAAAAATTTCTGATTTAAATGATTTGAATGATTTGCTGGACAGCAGCGCATACAAACAATTAATCGGGCAATAATATTATTCCTTAGTGGAATATTTAGTTCTCTGATTTTTTTGAAGAGGCTGTTTCAAATGACTCTTATTGTCTGTCTGCCTGTTAAGACTTTCAATATAATGATAAGGGGTTTTGAAACAGCCTCTTTTATTTTCTAATTGATTACTTCAGTTAAAAGAAACGAATGATACATAACGAAACAATATTGATTGTCGACTTCGGTTCACAATACACTCAGCTCATCACACGCCGGGTACGTGAAGCAAATGTTTATTCCGAAATTCATGCCCACACAATTTCACTTGGAGAAGTAAAGAAATTAAATCCAATGGGGATTATCCTTTCCGGCGGACCAATGAGTGTTTATGATAAGGACGCGCCGGCAATTGACCCGGAAATAATTAAACTCGGTGTGCCGGTACTTGGTATTTGTTATGGGCTTCAATTTATTTGCAAAACATTTGGCGGCATTGTTGAACCTGCTAAGGACAGGGAATACGGCAAAGCTCCGCTGGTTGTTACCAAAGAATCATCACTATTTAAAGATGTTAAGAAAGACTCAACCGTATGGATGAGTCATGGTGATTATTTATCGGGTGTTCCTGCCGGATACAAAATATTAGCTGAATCATCGCATTCACCATTATGCGCAATTTCAAATGAAGAACAAAAAATTTACGGGGTTCAATTTCATCCGGAGGTTGTTCATACTGAAGAAGGCAAAAAAATCATTCACAACTTTCTGTTTGAAATTTGCGGATGTTCGGCATCGTGGACTTCTAAAAATTTTATTTCCGGGTGTATTGAGGAAATAAAAATCAAAGCTGATAACTCAAAAGTAATTTGTGCATTAAGCGGCGGAGTTGATTCTACTGTTGCTGCTGTTCTTGTTAAGAAGGCAATCGGTGAAAATCTTTTATGTGTTCATATCGACACAGGACTTATGAGAAAAGATGAAAGTGAGAAGATCAGTAAATTATTTAAGGAGAATCTTCATCTTAATTATCAGCATGTTGACGCATCTGAAATATTTCTCCAAAGACTGAAAGGTGTTACAGATCCAGAACAAAAAAGAAAAATAATTGGAACAACTTTTATAGATGTATTTGAATCTGAAGCAAAAAAAATATCCGGCGCTGAATATCTTGTTCAAGGGACTCTTTACCCGGATGTAATTGAATCAGTTTCGGTTAAAGGTTCTTCGGTAACAATAAAATCACATCACAATGTCGGCGGACTTCCTGAAAAGATGAACCTGAAACTAATTGAGCCGTTCAGAGAATTATTTAAAGATGAAGTACGAGCAGTCGGCAGGGAACTAAACATACCGGAAGAATTTATAGAAAGACATCCGTTCCCCGGTCCCGGACTTGCAGTTAGAATTCTCAGTGATATAACAAAAGCGAAACTTGATATACTCAGAGACGCAGATGATATTTTCATAAGTGAAATAAAATCTGCCGGATTGTACAACCATATATGGCAGGCATTCGCCGTGCTGCTTCCTGTCCAGACGGTCGGTGTGATGGGCGATCTGCGTACTTATGAAAATGTGCTGGCACTCCGCGCAGTTACTTCTGTTGATGGAATGACTGCTGATTGGTTCAGGTTTGATAGTGAATTTCTTGCGGACGTTTCAAATAAAATTATTAACAGGGTAAGGGGAATTAACCGTGTTGTGTACGATATAAGTTCCAAACCTCCGGCTACAATTGAGTGGGAATAGTTGTGGAAGAAAAATTAAAAATAGAACACAAACTTAAACAGGCGGAAGAATTTGAAGCTAACGGGAAGTTTCTTCATGCCATTCAGGTTTATACATCGTTAATTGAACAATACCCTCAACTGACTGAAGCCATATTTTGTCTCGCCGACTTATATCAGAAATTGAATAATATTAATTCTGCTTCAAGTCTGATATCGCTTATGATAGAGAATGACCCGGACAACATAGAAAAAAGAATGTTCGCGGGGCAGTTCTTTCTAAAAAACAGTCTTTGGAATGAAGCCATAGATGTCCTGGAATTAGTTATGGCTGAAGAAGATGGATATGTCTCATACCTTCGCGGATTTGCATATTATAAGTTGAATGAATTTGAATTAAGCAAAATAAATTTTCTCAATTATGTTATTCGCGAAACCGATTCATCTTTAAAACACGAGGGATATTTATTCCTGGCAAAAAACTGTATTGAATTGAAGGACTATCATTCAGCAGAAAATTTCCTAAAGAAAATTGAATCAGTTTATTCTTCATACTGGGAGTACCAATACTTGTTTGGATTGGTTTACAAGAACATAGGGATGCTAGAGCATGCTATTGTGTGTGCAGAAAAAGCTATTAAGCTCAACTCAAAAAATGCTGAAGCGTTTGCGCTTGCAGGACAATTGCAGTTGATCTCGGGTGATTATAAAAAAGCGGAACGAAGATTTTATAAATGTTTAGAACTTAAAGATGATTTTTCTGCTGATATTTATACCGGGCTGGCAGAAGTCTGTTTGAAATCCGATAATCTCAAAGAAGCACTGGCATACTATAACACCGCATTAAAACTTGATCCGCAGAATAATACTGCGCAGAAGGGTAAAGCTGCCGCCGAACATAAACTTAACAATGTGAGTTCTGATGGTTAAAATTTTACAGGTTATTTTTCTGATACTCAGTTTCTCTTCTATCGCGTTTAACCAGGTAAATCCCGCCGGTGATTTTAGCAAAGCAGTTGCATTGTATGAACAAGAAAAATTTGATGATGCTCTCATCCTCTTCAACCAGATATTAAATGATCCTGAAGCCGGGAATGCTCATCAGTCAGCCACAATATTCAAAAGCAAAATATTACTTTCTAAGAAAAAATATTTTGAATCAGAAAAACTTTTAAAAGATTTTATCAATTCATCTCCTGAAGGATCATATAAAGATGAAGCAAGATTAACACTCGCTAAAAATCTTTATGAACAAACATTTTACTATCCTGCTTTTAATGAATTAGTACGTTTACTAAATCAGACAAACTCTGCGCTTTATAAAACTGATGCAGAAAAGTACGCTGAATTGATTGCGTTAACTCATCTTGACCCGGTCCAGGTAAAACCAATTGCTGAAACGTCGGAAACTAAAATCAAACCATTCCTGTTTTTACTTCTCGCAAAGATGTATGAAAAAAATGGATTGATTTCAGAATCGTATAATGTATTTCATAAATTAGTTGAAGAATTTCCATTCTCAAATGAAGCTGTTTTAGCTAATAAATTGTTGCAGGAAAATAAATCTTTAAAGTCGGGTGAATGTTCTATTGGAATTTTATTACCTCTCGCAAAAAAAATAACGGAAGGAAGTACTTCAACACTCGCCTGGGAAGTGCTTGAGGGCATTAAGTATGCAACAGATGAATTCAATAGAACCAATGACTCAAAAATTGGATTGGTTGTACGCAGTACAACAGAGACAGAGCAAATCAAAAATATTACTGAAGAATTTTCCGCAAATGAATCAGTCAAAATTGTTTTAGGTCCTATCTTTAGCAATGAGGTCATATCAGTTTTAAGTGCACTCAAAAGAAAAGATATACCAGTTATTTCACCAACCGCAACAGATGATGAACTTGTAGCTCTGAACAAAAATTTTTTCCAGGCAAATCCGGGTTTTACGCAACGCGGGATTATAATGGCAAACTATATTTATAATGTTGAAGGAAAAAAGAGAATTGCTGTTATCAATTCTATCGAAGGCTACTCACCGATAATTGCTTCTGCATTTGTTGAAGAATTTAAAAGACTCGGCGGAAAAATAATCCTGAGAGAGACATACAAGTATGGAACGACAATAAGTTCAGCGGGTTTGGAGAAACTTAGAGAATATAAGAATTCACTTGATGGTATATTTGTTCCTTTATCGGATAAATCTGATGCCCCGTTTATACTTTCAGGACTGGTGCAAAATGAAATTGATCTTCCGCTGTATGGAAACCAGGACTGGATGCAGGCTAAAGGTTTTGAAACATCAACAACGTTAAGCAATAAATTAGTATTCACTTCAGATTATTTTATTGAATATTCTGATCCCGACTATCAGACTTTCAGCAAAGAATTCTCAGAAAAAACAAAAATGGAATTGAACAGGAATGTCCTTTATGGTTATGATACAGCTAAATACCTTTTAACCGTGATTTCAAACACAATTTCTGACAGAAAAAAAATCTGTGATAAAATGGAATCCGGGATTAGAATATCAGGTTATCATAACTATATTTCGTTTGATAAAAAACATGTAAACAGAAACCTCAACATTGTAAAATACAATAACGGAATTTTTGAACTCATAGACAGGTATGAACTGAAATAATTCTTAACGGAGGACTTATCCTTAAAGTAAAAGATCTCCCGCTTGACGACAGACCGCGCGAAAAATTAATGCTTCGCGGACCTCAAAATTTATCCGATGCTGAACTTATTGCCATACTGTTAAGAACCGGAAGAAAAGGTAAATCGGTTGTTAATATTGCTCTTGACCTGATTAACCAGGAAGGGAACCTTTCAAGACTTGCAAACAAATCTTTAGCATCGTTAAAAAAAACTGACGGTATAGGCAATGATAAAGCTGCAACATTGTTAGCTGCATTTGAAATCAGTCGAAGAATTCAGACGCAGGTTAAGTGGTTGTTTGATGTTAAGGTCACTTCACCAAAAGATGTGGCGGATATTTACATGCCTTTGCTTCGTGATGAAATGAAGGAACTGTTTTATATCCTATGTTTAAGTTCTTCAAACAAAATAATAAGAGCAGAAAAAATTTCGATGGGCAGTTTAAATGCAAGTCTTGTTCATCCGCGTGAAATATTCAAAGTGGCAATTGAAAATAGTTCTGCAAGCATTATCTGCATACACAATCACCCGAGTGGAAATCCTGAACCGAGCAATGAAGATATCTCTATCACCCGTAAATTAGTCGAAGCCGGTAAGTTGCTTGACATTCCATTGTTTGATCACATAATAATTGCAGGTAACACTTATACAAGTTTTGTTGAGAGAAGACTGATCTGATATTCTTCAAAATCAGCCAATAAATGCAATGTTTGCATTATTTTAATTTGTATTTAAGTATCTATTTTAGTATATATCGAACCAACAAATGATACCTTGGCATCAAAATCTTTGTAATTTCAATTCTTTTTTCGCTTTTACCAAGAAAAGCGTGGTAATTTAAATTGTACATTAATAATTAATTTATTGGAGGACCAATATGAAAGTACTGAAAATCGTTAGGAACACTGCCGTTATAACTGCATTTGTTATGGCTGCGGCTGTGATGACGGGCTGCGGTGGTCTGGATGAAGCACAGATTGCAGAACTTAACAATCTGAGATCAGAAGTCAGATCCTTAGAGTCCGAAGCAAATTCATTAAAAGAGGAAAGAACCC
It includes:
- a CDS encoding acetyl-CoA carboxylase biotin carboxyl carrier protein, which codes for MDLNLLKKLIRLVDTSNITDLEVEENGLRVKIAKKTRSYAQGSQPHIVMAPAHQPADVIEQKASSEAKQTSEEKPSNTHEIRSPIVGTFYRAPAPDADAYVQVGDMVSAGSVLCIVEAMKLMNEIESDIGGKIIRILVENGKPVEYNQPLFLIEKS
- a CDS encoding tyrosine-type recombinase/integrase is translated as MRKSFLFKRGKYYQLQYFDETEQRIKRISTKCKMKTDAIKFLSQFNEKKLSQPELKYISLSQFLDEYLNYVKQNLSVKYYNDVHTTFKRMKETFGEIPLNKLTGYNLEQFLTATYQVSKYACKHHFNNLRSAFNKAIQWGYLEVNPMQKIKTPKLPQNNPIFINEIELNQILNYLTKKEFTDIYLLAFHTGMRLGEIVNLRWNQIQLNERVIRVLNTDEFTTKGKKERVIPINSKLYSILINRLPKVINLSGNDLLFHNNGIKLNGDFVSKKFKEAIRKASIEININSQLHMHDLRHSFASNLAKKGVSLYIIKELLGHRDIKTTQIYAHLTIDSLREAVRVLEA
- the efp gene encoding elongation factor P — translated: MADTSDFRNGLIIKFKNDLYTIVEFQHVKPGKGGAFVRSLLKNLKTGKVLDNTFRSGESVDVVRVERRKYQYLYREGEFLVCMDNDTYEQINVPAALFGDGLEYLKESEEVEILFNGSEIITVEQPVFAYLKVIETEPGFKGNTATGALKPAKLETGSTLNVPLFINVDDVLKVDTRTGEYVERVKT
- a CDS encoding primase C-terminal domain-containing protein; this encodes METLLEYAKHYNSFELKIIPLIISENGKKPFGRWKQLVKNPQSLSDLEKINWHKNINGIGVINGNYQSLDFDKCSDEKFILKLADELGINSWIVKSGFGFHFHFELEDIEFIHNEFGIKSYYSFEALNKKIFDHCELRLSSVYTALPPSNHYNGNTYSFLSGIPESKPQKISAKKINDVLQKYFIVKSGLVKDINSNAGNEILDYLTNGVSEGNRHKALIKIFGTLFNQGITKEFIKAQIENWNLRNNPPINDKELQKQFNDLWNRYSKGLDGKFHQFQNCLFQLDCEPELKLKKILCYGVLEFNSDTKIISDLELDSMAIQYHLECKKLITDYEQRTGKRDQIVRVGEKMFLDTLKKKIRFDYFFIYTGIISYLGRNATKPAKKISHSIISYRAIGFKNFTDYLESESISTPPSLSKVRSGIKFLETGDFIRTFSLKKGQMKYFSTYFKTKESLAEWVMNKEGKKLDKKIYEEELRQRMLAKLSEKQKKYQDLKKKPIDYISLNHSQ
- the guaA gene encoding glutamine-hydrolyzing GMP synthase; amino-acid sequence: MIHNETILIVDFGSQYTQLITRRVREANVYSEIHAHTISLGEVKKLNPMGIILSGGPMSVYDKDAPAIDPEIIKLGVPVLGICYGLQFICKTFGGIVEPAKDREYGKAPLVVTKESSLFKDVKKDSTVWMSHGDYLSGVPAGYKILAESSHSPLCAISNEEQKIYGVQFHPEVVHTEEGKKIIHNFLFEICGCSASWTSKNFISGCIEEIKIKADNSKVICALSGGVDSTVAAVLVKKAIGENLLCVHIDTGLMRKDESEKISKLFKENLHLNYQHVDASEIFLQRLKGVTDPEQKRKIIGTTFIDVFESEAKKISGAEYLVQGTLYPDVIESVSVKGSSVTIKSHHNVGGLPEKMNLKLIEPFRELFKDEVRAVGRELNIPEEFIERHPFPGPGLAVRILSDITKAKLDILRDADDIFISEIKSAGLYNHIWQAFAVLLPVQTVGVMGDLRTYENVLALRAVTSVDGMTADWFRFDSEFLADVSNKIINRVRGINRVVYDISSKPPATIEWE
- the gcvH gene encoding glycine cleavage system protein GcvH; protein product: MNFPENLKYTKDHEWVLVEGSNGTIGVTEYAQSELGDVVFVDIDPNVSAITKGQSFGTIEAVKTVSDIYAPCNGTVVEINKLLADSPETINTDPYGQGWMVKIKISDLNDLNDLLDSSAYKQLIGQ
- the accC gene encoding acetyl-CoA carboxylase biotin carboxylase subunit, producing MFKKILIANRGEIALRIIRSCKELGISTVAVYSEADRDSLHVTFADEAVCIGPPLGRESYLKIPAIISAAQITGADAIHPGYGFLAENANFSEICTESNIKFIGPSPEMINAMGDKAFAKDTMKKNGVPVIPGSDGVVTDADEGKRIASEIGFPVIIKASAGGGGKGMRIVWEESEFDKAYLTAKTEAESAFSNADVYIEKFVENPRHVEIQILGDTFGNVYHYGERDCSVQRRHQKLIEESPSPAIDEDIRNKMGETAILGGKAVNYEGAGTIEFLLDKNKNFYFMEMNTRIQVEHPVTEMVYGVDLVRQQILVAAGEKIETLPQKPTGHSIEFRINAEDPEHSFRPSPGKIQSLHFPGGYGVRVDSHIYQSYSIPPNYDSLIAKLIVWGKNREHAIARGRRALEEFTVEGIKTTIPFHLKVLEDERFLSGNFDTGFLEGFLK
- a CDS encoding tetratricopeptide repeat protein, with protein sequence MEEKLKIEHKLKQAEEFEANGKFLHAIQVYTSLIEQYPQLTEAIFCLADLYQKLNNINSASSLISLMIENDPDNIEKRMFAGQFFLKNSLWNEAIDVLELVMAEEDGYVSYLRGFAYYKLNEFELSKINFLNYVIRETDSSLKHEGYLFLAKNCIELKDYHSAENFLKKIESVYSSYWEYQYLFGLVYKNIGMLEHAIVCAEKAIKLNSKNAEAFALAGQLQLISGDYKKAERRFYKCLELKDDFSADIYTGLAEVCLKSDNLKEALAYYNTALKLDPQNNTAQKGKAAAEHKLNNVSSDG